GTTTTTACCAATTTCAGATACAGACTACCTATCCAAGTTTAAGTATGACTACCCAATCGCTTATATTCAGCCAGGCCAAAGAGAAGCTTATCAACAAGTAAgtgatacatttaattttatatcctAAAAATAACGtctaacatcatcatcatccacaggccttgtcctcccactgctgggcataggcctcctaACCCCTTTTTTGGTCCATGTCTACAATTTTTCGAAAGCAATAGAAAAACACTAcaattagctttaaaaaaaatacaaataatttgttaacaGAGTATACTATGTATGTAGATCTTCATATCAAAGggttatcttttgttttacggATGGGAGTCATTGAACTCTCTAGCAAACCTAACTCTATTTCTACGCACAACACTATCTTGATAGTATGAAGTCCTCGCTCTTCatgttataatgtatgtttgtaaataagcaTTTATGTTCGGTATATTTAGCAAGCAAGATAGATATCGATGTATGACTTAAGTTTCGTAGATAGCTGTAGTTAGATTACAATTACAGTATTCATTTCTCAGATTAGACGAAGTTAAAACGGATTCAAATttcaaagataaatttaaatattcaagtagGATCCTTAATCCGTTAATTTTTGAGTTTGTCCTTTACATTTGGAAATTGACTGATTTTAAAAAGTCTGATACATTTTTCTGATCGACAATATTCAGAAAACCTACTTATTCATTATTGAAAACTTCCTGCAACCTTGAAACTCTTTCCAAGCGTATTTTCTGACTGCCGCATTTTTAACCTTTCCAGCTCTTCTGCGTAAATCCGCCAACAGTGCACAAGGCAGTCACTACAGTTTGTGACTGGACAGCTCCCCCACAAGTGCAGTTCACTCTGGGCGATGAGTACATGCATGTCGTACGCCAAGACCCAACGGGCCACTACATCGGAAACGCCGTCATAACGACCTACCAACTTTGTAACCATGATTTAGCTAACTTTACTAATTCGGTAGTAGTTTCGGCTTTGTAAGTTTAGTCACTGACTCTTtgagaaattaaataaagtgatATTTTAGGTGCTGTTTAGTCCCCGCTAAGATATAGGTAATGttgcatttctttttcaaaccTCCGATACAAAGTAGCGTTTTGAAAAGATTCAAGTGAATTTTTAACGTAACGAATacctttttcaaaatgtttaagaggGAAAACCcgcgaaaaattaaattatatactcATTAATATTTCTCTACTACCTATGTATGAGCAGTACCTACAAGACAATATATTCCAAAATTAGAGAAGTCAAGCCAACCTAAAAACTCAAAGAATATTCACTTTAAAGTTTTTCGTAAGTATTTgaagaaacaaataacaatttgatTGCAAATTGCCACGGTTTAAATCAATTCGCCTAGAGGAATAGAGTGAAGTGAATCAATGTCTCATCTAAAGTGCTTGTTTATAGACAATGTTGGAAATATTACAGTGCATATTAGGATTTCTCTATATCGGCCGATACTGTTATGTACACAGTGAACCTCATATGAACTCCTCCCACTACATCGATTTTTACGAATACGGTAAGCAGAAATTAATAGATATTATATCAAACCATCAGttgcataattaattaaaaattaagatatttataaaaatggcCTGGCGAAACCCTTTTTAGCTCACTTTGTTTCCCATATGTTTGTCTGTCAAGGCCCTTTTTGGGTACTTCTTTACGTggaggtaaaatataaaatgggtTTTTCAAACCATACAGGGCGAGCCAATCTCCttacactgagggttccgtaaaatgctaaaaatattgcaaagaaAATTGATCACCAATCAAATCAAGGTGAATCGACAATTAAGCCAAATTAATGCCCGTGCCAAAGTTGCTTCACCTCTTTTTCACTACCTATTTATTGTTGTAGCGGCAGcctataataaataagtcatgtcaaaattttaacttaaagatATCACAATTCAATACAGCCTGGCGACAGACA
The window above is part of the Trichoplusia ni isolate ovarian cell line Hi5 chromosome 11, tn1, whole genome shotgun sequence genome. Proteins encoded here:
- the LOC113498620 gene encoding uncharacterized protein LOC113498620, encoding MKCYLMIFIFLLAVFGCSGKSKKHYSPPHCTQVTKDTDYLSKFKYDYPIAYIQPGQREAYQQLFCVNPPTVHKAVTTVCDWTAPPQVQFTLGDEYMHVVRQDPTGHYIGNAVITTYQLCNHDLANFTNSVVVSAL